One region of Haloprofundus salilacus genomic DNA includes:
- a CDS encoding DUF7565 family protein, translating to MSLWTCGVAGCDARFEDAETAVVHQTNEHERTECKVCGAIVPEGYFAIRHAFDEHSRAEYIRAYNADSAAVRMREGIQEAIEQEADLQRIIEQVDSGGQAESE from the coding sequence ATGTCGCTCTGGACGTGTGGTGTCGCAGGCTGTGACGCGCGGTTCGAGGACGCCGAGACCGCCGTCGTCCACCAGACCAACGAACACGAACGCACCGAGTGCAAAGTCTGCGGCGCGATCGTCCCGGAAGGCTACTTCGCCATCCGCCACGCGTTCGACGAACACTCCCGCGCGGAGTACATCCGCGCGTACAACGCCGACTCCGCAGCGGTCCGCATGCGCGAAGGGATTCAGGAGGCCATCGAGCAGGAGGCGGACCTCCAGCGCATCATCGAACAGGTCGACAGCGGCGGGCAGGCTGAATCGGAGTAA
- a CDS encoding PHP-associated domain-containing protein, translating into MHVKCLDERVVARAKRRGIDVLVYAPHFTRLPTIRARADRFSDDELLVVPARELFTGPWSDRKHLLAVGLSEPVPDFITIEGALAECRRQEAAVLVPHPSLLNVSLGRAEIAAFRDELHGVETYNGKCFPYHNRRAARIADEFDKPEFGSSYAHLRGNVGEVWTEFDRRIDSEAGLVAALREGVARQVRHRPGLRHRLRTLAEFAHLGYENTWGKIDRLLLSGTEPTHPRQLVYEGRFDDVTVY; encoded by the coding sequence ATGCACGTCAAGTGCCTCGACGAGCGCGTCGTCGCCCGAGCGAAACGTCGCGGTATCGACGTACTCGTCTACGCACCGCACTTCACGCGCCTGCCGACGATTCGCGCCCGCGCCGACCGATTCTCCGACGACGAGCTGCTCGTCGTCCCCGCGCGCGAACTGTTCACCGGCCCGTGGAGCGACCGCAAACACCTCCTCGCCGTCGGTCTCTCCGAACCGGTTCCGGATTTCATCACCATCGAAGGCGCGCTCGCCGAGTGCCGACGACAGGAGGCGGCGGTGCTCGTTCCCCACCCGTCGCTGCTGAACGTGAGCCTCGGCCGCGCCGAGATAGCGGCGTTTCGCGACGAACTCCACGGCGTCGAGACGTACAACGGGAAGTGTTTCCCGTACCACAACCGCCGCGCCGCCCGCATCGCCGACGAGTTCGACAAGCCGGAGTTTGGGTCGTCGTACGCGCACCTTCGCGGCAACGTCGGCGAAGTGTGGACGGAGTTCGACCGTCGGATCGACTCGGAAGCGGGCCTCGTAGCGGCGCTTCGGGAGGGCGTCGCGCGACAGGTACGCCACCGACCCGGTCTCCGGCACCGACTCCGAACACTCGCCGAGTTCGCCCACCTCGGCTACGAGAACACGTGGGGGAAGATAGACCGCCTGTTGCTGTCAGGCACCGAGCCGACCCACCCGCGACAGCTCGTCTACGAGGGTCGGTTCGACGACGTGACGGTGTACTGA
- a CDS encoding SDR family oxidoreductase, whose product MKPETVLITGCSSGIGRATARAFLAEDWVVYATARNPADIQQLGEEGCELATLDVTDQSDVDRVVDRIVDEQGAIHCLVNNAGYGQFGPIEDVPVESVEKQFAVNVFGPHRLTRAVLPHMRAEGDGTIINVSSVAGRLSFPGSGVYSGSKFALEAMTDALRAEVDEYGIDAVLVEPGPVETQFSERAEEEVDDGMERSGAYGSFYKLFEDTRALGGDGPGAVPPRRVADEIVNAASSTKPASRYPVGIIAEIGSFARFLPDGIRDSLYGLARKLG is encoded by the coding sequence GTGAAACCAGAGACTGTCCTCATCACTGGCTGTTCGTCCGGCATCGGCCGCGCCACTGCCCGTGCCTTCCTCGCGGAGGACTGGGTGGTGTACGCGACGGCGCGCAACCCCGCTGACATCCAGCAACTCGGCGAGGAGGGGTGCGAACTCGCGACCCTCGACGTAACCGACCAGAGCGACGTCGACCGGGTCGTCGACCGCATCGTCGACGAACAGGGCGCGATTCACTGCCTCGTCAACAACGCGGGTTACGGCCAGTTCGGCCCTATCGAAGACGTACCCGTCGAATCGGTCGAAAAGCAGTTCGCGGTCAACGTGTTCGGCCCGCACCGCCTCACCCGGGCCGTGTTGCCGCACATGCGGGCGGAGGGCGACGGCACTATCATCAACGTCTCCAGCGTCGCCGGACGCCTCTCGTTCCCCGGCAGCGGCGTCTACTCGGGGTCGAAGTTTGCCCTCGAAGCGATGACCGACGCGCTCCGCGCCGAAGTCGACGAGTACGGGATTGACGCCGTCCTCGTCGAACCTGGGCCGGTCGAGACGCAGTTCTCCGAACGCGCCGAGGAGGAAGTCGACGACGGGATGGAGCGCTCGGGCGCATACGGATCGTTCTACAAACTGTTCGAGGACACGCGGGCGCTCGGCGGTGACGGCCCCGGTGCCGTGCCGCCGCGACGCGTCGCCGACGAAATCGTCAACGCCGCCAGTTCGACGAAACCCGCCTCACGCTACCCGGTCGGTATTATCGCCGAAATCGGGTCGTTCGCCCGCTTCCTCCCCGACGGCATCCGGGACAGTCTCTACGGTCTCGCGCGGAAACTCGGGTGA
- a CDS encoding endonuclease V, which produces MSPARPEFIPDPTLSREEMEALQRDIADAARFEDEFAFDPAAVSTAESTLVPQSDRPLVAGVDQAFLDEKVVSAVVVARGTEIVEQAYAVSKLSIPYVPGLLSFREGGPILDAFENLETDPDLVVFDGSGRIHFRQAGLATHMGVVLDVPSVGVAKGLLCGTPRDSVDERPEGWRTPVEANRRVDAPDGTVIGYAFQSRQYASSRNINPLYVSPGHRVSAETTVDLIERLCGGYKLPEPTRLADAYADEVKREYRD; this is translated from the coding sequence ATGTCGCCCGCCCGCCCCGAGTTCATCCCTGACCCGACGCTCTCGCGCGAGGAGATGGAGGCGCTCCAACGCGACATCGCCGACGCCGCCCGCTTCGAAGACGAGTTCGCGTTCGACCCGGCGGCCGTCTCGACGGCCGAGTCGACGCTCGTGCCGCAGTCCGACCGACCGCTCGTCGCCGGCGTCGATCAGGCGTTTCTCGACGAGAAGGTCGTGAGCGCCGTCGTCGTAGCCCGCGGCACCGAAATCGTCGAACAAGCCTACGCCGTCTCGAAGCTCTCGATTCCGTACGTTCCCGGTCTCCTCTCGTTCCGCGAAGGCGGACCGATTCTCGACGCGTTCGAGAATCTGGAGACCGACCCGGACCTCGTCGTCTTCGACGGTAGCGGCCGCATCCACTTCCGGCAGGCCGGACTCGCGACGCACATGGGCGTCGTCCTCGACGTACCGAGCGTCGGCGTCGCCAAGGGGTTGCTCTGCGGGACGCCCCGCGATTCCGTCGACGAGCGACCCGAGGGCTGGCGGACGCCCGTCGAGGCGAACCGCCGCGTCGACGCCCCCGACGGAACGGTCATCGGCTACGCGTTCCAGTCGCGGCAGTACGCGTCGAGTCGGAATATCAATCCGCTGTACGTCAGTCCGGGCCACCGCGTCTCGGCGGAGACCACGGTCGATCTGATCGAACGACTCTGCGGCGGCTACAAGCTCCCCGAACCGACTCGGTTGGCCGACGCTTACGCCGACGAAGTAAAGCGGGAGTACCGCGACTGA
- a CDS encoding metal-dependent hydrolase, with product MNKKGHVLNAALLSIGLGYVLEPSGDVPTFVAIAEISVPVVLGALFPDVDTAFGKHRKTLHNFLVLGIFLAFPLLFDNLRFVWVGVLTHYVLDLFGSRRGLAFFYPYEKEYSFPIGVTTTSKWADLVTVLITFAEVALFAAVHYYVVPLDGGLETVTALVGF from the coding sequence ATGAATAAAAAAGGTCACGTGTTGAACGCCGCCCTCCTCAGCATCGGTCTCGGCTACGTGCTCGAACCGTCGGGTGACGTGCCGACGTTCGTCGCCATCGCCGAGATATCCGTCCCCGTCGTCCTCGGTGCACTGTTTCCCGACGTGGACACGGCGTTCGGCAAACACCGCAAGACGCTGCACAACTTCTTAGTCCTCGGTATCTTCCTCGCCTTCCCGCTTCTCTTCGACAACCTCCGCTTCGTCTGGGTCGGGGTGCTCACGCACTACGTGCTTGACCTGTTCGGCAGCAGGCGAGGGTTGGCGTTCTTCTACCCCTACGAGAAGGAGTACAGCTTCCCCATCGGCGTCACCACGACGAGCAAGTGGGCGGACTTGGTGACGGTGCTCATCACGTTCGCCGAAGTCGCGCTGTTCGCGGCGGTTCACTACTACGTGGTGCCGCTGGACGGCGGACTCGAAACGGTCACGGCGCTTGTCGGTTTCTGA
- the ftsZ gene encoding cell division protein FtsZ, with the protein MDSIVDDAIDEAEQSGGTGGEQFDAEPKRSGTMTDDELQDILKDLQTNITVVGCGGAGGNTVNRMAEEGIHGASLVAANTDVQHLVDTSADTKILMGQEKTKGRGAGSLPQVGEEAAIESQQEIHDAIEGSDMVFVTAGLGGGTGTGSAPVVAKAARESGALTIAIVTTPFTAEGEVRRTNAEAGLERLRDVADTVIVVPNDRLLDAVGKLPVRQAFKVSDEVLMRSVKGITELITKPGLVNLDFADVRTVMEKGGVAMIGLGESDSEQKAQDSVKSALRSPLLDVDISGANSALVNVTGGSDMSIEEAEGVVEEIYDRIDPDARIIWGTSIDEELEGQMRTMIVVTGVDSPQIYGRSDEPQAQQPQSPQQAEDIDFVE; encoded by the coding sequence ATGGACTCGATCGTCGACGACGCAATTGACGAGGCCGAACAGTCGGGTGGGACCGGCGGCGAGCAGTTCGACGCCGAACCGAAGCGTTCGGGAACGATGACTGACGACGAACTGCAGGACATCCTCAAAGACCTCCAGACGAACATCACCGTCGTCGGCTGCGGCGGGGCCGGTGGGAACACGGTCAACCGCATGGCAGAAGAAGGGATTCACGGCGCGAGTCTCGTCGCCGCGAACACCGACGTGCAGCATCTCGTCGACACCTCCGCCGACACGAAGATTCTGATGGGCCAGGAGAAGACCAAAGGACGCGGTGCCGGGTCGCTCCCGCAGGTCGGCGAGGAGGCCGCTATCGAGAGCCAGCAGGAAATTCACGACGCCATCGAGGGCTCGGACATGGTGTTCGTCACCGCCGGTCTCGGCGGCGGCACCGGCACCGGTTCCGCGCCCGTCGTCGCGAAGGCCGCCCGCGAGTCCGGCGCGCTCACCATCGCCATCGTCACCACGCCGTTCACCGCCGAGGGCGAGGTCCGACGGACGAACGCCGAGGCGGGTCTCGAACGGCTCCGCGACGTCGCCGACACGGTCATCGTCGTCCCGAACGACCGCCTGCTCGACGCCGTCGGCAAACTGCCCGTGCGGCAGGCGTTCAAAGTCTCTGACGAAGTGCTGATGCGCTCGGTGAAGGGTATCACGGAACTCATTACGAAACCCGGCCTCGTCAACCTCGACTTCGCCGACGTTCGCACCGTCATGGAGAAAGGCGGCGTCGCGATGATCGGTCTCGGCGAGTCCGACTCCGAGCAGAAAGCGCAGGACTCCGTGAAGTCGGCGCTACGCTCGCCGCTTCTCGACGTAGACATATCGGGGGCGAACTCCGCGCTCGTCAACGTCACCGGCGGCTCGGACATGAGCATCGAGGAGGCCGAGGGCGTCGTCGAGGAGATCTACGACCGTATCGACCCCGACGCGCGCATCATCTGGGGGACCTCCATCGACGAGGAACTCGAGGGCCAGATGCGGACGATGATCGTCGTCACCGGCGTCGACTCGCCGCAGATCTACGGCCGCTCGGACGAACCGCAGGCCCAGCAGCCCCAATCGCCGCAGCAGGCCGAGGACATCGACTTCGTCGAGTAG
- a CDS encoding D-aminoacyl-tRNA deacylase, with product MIAIVVSRADYASEHIGEYLLELADWEEREDESRPDADGGGAVYRTEGFELRTFEDLHIYLDDPAEAFDDADLLVFASRHSGETGPLLTAHFTGNFGPEKYGGGDRELARTCPGAQKAVVNALAEHAPDGYEVGIEATHHGPTNLSLPSMFVELGSDDPQWEDATAARAVARAILDLRGVSADLGGEPKRHVVGFGGGHYAPRFGRIVRETAWAIGHVGADWQLDAMGAPETNRDVLERAFERSVAEFALVDGEKPDLEAALSDLGYELVGETWLREVGDRPLPVVSALESRLSTVDDGLRFGNRRVDDPDGFSVVEFPAQLLAEAQGIDAEAVREAVVDAAVAFETQESGTRAVGRMAVADDSGYHALVDALTSVLERKYDDVERDEDDGVVRARERAFDPERARTLGISEGPAFGKLAAGRAVELDGERIDPEVVHVDRTVAFPY from the coding sequence GTGATCGCCATCGTCGTCAGTCGGGCCGACTACGCATCGGAACACATCGGCGAGTACCTGCTCGAACTCGCCGACTGGGAGGAACGCGAGGACGAGAGTCGCCCGGACGCCGACGGTGGGGGCGCCGTCTACCGGACCGAGGGCTTCGAACTCCGGACGTTCGAGGACCTCCACATCTACCTCGACGACCCGGCCGAGGCGTTCGACGACGCCGACCTGCTCGTCTTCGCCTCCCGGCACTCCGGCGAGACGGGACCGCTTCTCACCGCCCACTTCACCGGGAACTTCGGTCCCGAGAAGTACGGCGGCGGCGACAGGGAACTCGCCAGAACCTGCCCGGGCGCTCAGAAAGCCGTCGTGAACGCGCTCGCCGAGCACGCGCCCGACGGCTACGAGGTCGGCATCGAGGCGACCCACCACGGGCCGACCAACCTCTCGCTGCCGTCGATGTTCGTCGAACTCGGCAGCGACGACCCGCAGTGGGAGGACGCGACGGCCGCCCGCGCCGTCGCCCGGGCGATTCTCGACCTTCGCGGCGTCTCGGCGGACCTCGGAGGCGAACCCAAACGCCACGTCGTCGGCTTCGGCGGCGGCCACTACGCGCCGCGGTTCGGCCGAATCGTCCGAGAGACGGCGTGGGCCATCGGCCACGTCGGCGCGGACTGGCAACTCGACGCGATGGGTGCACCCGAGACGAACCGCGACGTGCTCGAACGGGCGTTCGAACGGAGCGTCGCCGAGTTCGCACTCGTCGATGGCGAGAAACCGGACCTCGAAGCCGCGCTCTCGGACCTCGGCTACGAACTCGTCGGCGAAACATGGCTCCGGGAGGTCGGCGACCGCCCGCTCCCGGTCGTCTCGGCGCTCGAAAGCCGGTTGTCGACCGTCGATGACGGTCTCCGGTTCGGAAACCGGCGCGTCGACGACCCCGACGGGTTCTCGGTCGTCGAGTTCCCCGCCCAGTTGCTCGCCGAGGCGCAAGGTATCGACGCCGAGGCAGTTCGAGAGGCGGTCGTCGACGCTGCCGTCGCCTTCGAGACGCAGGAAAGCGGGACGCGGGCGGTCGGAAGAATGGCGGTCGCGGACGACTCCGGCTACCACGCGCTAGTCGATGCGTTGACTTCGGTTCTCGAACGGAAGTACGACGACGTCGAACGGGACGAGGACGACGGGGTCGTCCGCGCTCGCGAACGGGCGTTCGACCCCGAGCGCGCGAGGACGCTCGGCATCTCGGAGGGACCGGCGTTCGGCAAACTCGCGGCGGGACGAGCAGTCGAACTCGACGGCGAACGAATCGACCCCGAGGTAGTACACGTCGACCGGACGGTCGCGTTCCCCTACTGA
- a CDS encoding protein translocase SEC61 complex subunit gamma, with product MDVKYDIASYVRVLKMASTPEWEEFSQIAKIAGAGIFLVGFLGFVIFAVMSFIPGGM from the coding sequence ATGGACGTAAAGTACGATATCGCGAGTTACGTGCGGGTACTGAAGATGGCGAGTACGCCCGAGTGGGAAGAGTTCAGCCAGATCGCCAAAATCGCTGGTGCTGGCATCTTCCTCGTCGGCTTCCTCGGCTTCGTCATCTTCGCAGTGATGAGCTTCATCCCCGGGGGCATGTGA
- a CDS encoding CinA family protein, with the protein MRNYVDDPPVEERLGDALRERGDTVAVAESCTGGLVGSLLTDVPGSSDYFDRSVVTYSYDAKRDLLAVSRESLDEHGAVSAAVAREMAQGVRDTADTTWGLATTGIAGPDGSSDKKPVGTVYVGLAYAAEWGTGESYATATRREFDGARLDVKEQFARAAMRTLEDALAD; encoded by the coding sequence ATGCGAAACTATGTGGACGATCCACCGGTCGAAGAACGCCTCGGCGACGCGCTTCGCGAACGCGGCGACACCGTCGCCGTCGCCGAATCCTGCACGGGCGGCCTCGTCGGGTCGCTCTTGACCGACGTACCGGGGTCGAGCGACTACTTCGACCGCTCGGTCGTCACCTACTCGTATGACGCGAAACGGGACCTGCTCGCCGTCTCCCGGGAGTCACTCGACGAACACGGGGCTGTGAGCGCCGCCGTCGCCCGCGAGATGGCCCAGGGCGTCAGAGACACCGCCGATACGACGTGGGGTCTCGCGACGACGGGCATCGCCGGGCCGGACGGCAGCAGCGACAAGAAACCAGTCGGGACGGTGTACGTCGGTCTCGCTTACGCCGCCGAGTGGGGAACCGGTGAGTCGTACGCGACGGCGACGCGCCGCGAGTTCGATGGCGCGCGACTCGACGTGAAAGAGCAGTTCGCCCGAGCGGCGATGCGGACGCTGGAGGACGCGCTCGCGGACTGA
- a CDS encoding pyridoxal phosphate-dependent aminotransferase, with protein sequence MEYDEPLFFRVMRYAEAADHDVIDMVSGNPDWEPPSALRDGLREFADADADAFQYGPSAGLTELREEIAERRNVNASQIVITNGAGEANYLAMARALERDAGDGVLLTDPVYPYYPGKAQMLGGDVTLVPVVEDGGADVAAMREAATEETALIVANTPNNPTGVVYDRETMEELVSLAEEVDALLVADEVYDHFDHTGEFESALTIDSDRRIVTTAFSKSMAITGFRVGYAIFPESLVDAAKTRHMLVNVAGSNPAQYAVLRALRETDPTYYEETRAMLRDRIAAFTDALDAAGAEYTRPEGAFYVLARFDGFPGTMANVERLIDEAGVAGMPGEAFGPSREEWIRFALVTPRAQEAAKRLADYF encoded by the coding sequence ATGGAGTACGACGAACCGCTGTTCTTCCGAGTGATGCGCTACGCCGAGGCCGCCGACCACGACGTCATCGACATGGTGAGCGGCAACCCCGACTGGGAACCGCCCTCGGCGCTGCGGGACGGTCTGCGGGAGTTCGCTGACGCCGACGCCGACGCGTTCCAGTACGGCCCGAGCGCCGGTCTCACCGAACTGCGCGAGGAGATAGCCGAGCGTCGCAACGTCAACGCCTCCCAAATCGTCATCACGAACGGTGCGGGCGAGGCGAACTACCTCGCGATGGCGCGCGCGCTGGAACGAGACGCCGGGGACGGAGTGCTGCTCACCGACCCAGTGTACCCGTACTACCCCGGTAAGGCGCAGATGCTCGGCGGCGACGTGACACTCGTCCCCGTCGTCGAGGACGGCGGCGCCGACGTGGCGGCGATGCGGGAGGCGGCAACGGAGGAGACGGCGCTCATCGTCGCGAACACGCCGAACAACCCAACGGGCGTCGTCTACGACCGCGAGACGATGGAGGAGCTGGTCTCGCTCGCGGAGGAGGTGGACGCCTTGCTCGTCGCCGATGAAGTGTACGACCACTTCGACCACACCGGCGAGTTCGAGAGCGCGCTCACCATCGACTCCGACCGCCGAATCGTCACCACCGCGTTCTCGAAGTCGATGGCGATTACGGGGTTCCGCGTGGGCTACGCCATCTTCCCCGAGTCGCTCGTCGACGCCGCGAAGACGCGCCACATGCTCGTCAACGTCGCCGGGAGCAACCCCGCGCAGTACGCCGTGTTGCGGGCGCTCCGCGAGACCGATCCGACGTACTACGAGGAGACGCGCGCGATGCTCCGCGACCGCATCGCCGCGTTCACCGACGCGCTCGACGCCGCCGGGGCGGAGTACACCCGCCCGGAGGGAGCGTTCTACGTGCTCGCGCGGTTCGACGGGTTCCCGGGGACGATGGCGAACGTCGAGCGACTCATCGACGAGGCGGGCGTCGCCGGGATGCCCGGTGAGGCGTTCGGTCCCTCGCGCGAGGAGTGGATTCGGTTCGCGCTCGTCACGCCGCGGGCCCAAGAGGCGGCGAAGCGGTTGGCCGACTACTTCTGA
- a CDS encoding ArsA family ATPase, giving the protein MTDLDVEPVDAVGDSEAGGEDDSAVDDGSAASIDVEVETTDDLSDLPGDVDAAEFVLYGGKGGVGKTTMAAATALRSAADGATTLVVSTDPAHSLSDTLGGEIPAEPTRIREDIPLFAAEIDPDAAIDDGLFGEGGDPFGGMGGMGDMFGGMGGMGGAGGPGGAGTGPGAGDPFGGDENPFAGDDSEGGHPLLDGTMPGADEMAAMRQLLEYMDDPRFDRVVVDTAPTGHTLRLLQLPEMLDSMVGRLVSFRERMRGMMENLKGMFGAGDPGPDGMEQLEEAKERIERLRAVLRDPERTDFRVVMIPEEMSVVESERLVARLDEFGIPVRTLVVNRVMEDPSDVAGIDPDWVVAPDTEHCEFCQRRWQVQQRSLRRATELFRGRDVKRVPLLADEVRGEDALRVVAACLA; this is encoded by the coding sequence ATGACAGATCTCGACGTGGAACCCGTCGACGCCGTCGGCGACTCCGAGGCAGGGGGAGAAGACGATTCGGCGGTCGACGACGGGTCGGCGGCGTCGATAGACGTGGAAGTCGAGACGACGGACGACCTTTCGGACCTCCCGGGCGACGTCGACGCCGCGGAGTTCGTCCTCTACGGCGGGAAGGGCGGCGTCGGGAAGACGACGATGGCGGCGGCGACGGCGCTGCGAAGCGCCGCCGACGGCGCGACGACGCTCGTCGTCTCCACCGACCCCGCGCACTCGCTGTCGGACACGCTCGGCGGCGAGATTCCAGCTGAACCGACGCGCATCCGCGAGGACATCCCGCTCTTCGCCGCCGAGATCGACCCCGACGCCGCGATAGACGACGGGCTGTTCGGCGAGGGCGGCGACCCGTTCGGCGGGATGGGTGGCATGGGCGATATGTTCGGCGGAATGGGCGGGATGGGCGGCGCTGGGGGTCCCGGCGGCGCTGGCACAGGTCCCGGCGCGGGCGACCCCTTCGGCGGCGACGAGAATCCCTTTGCGGGAGACGACTCCGAGGGCGGCCACCCGCTACTGGACGGGACGATGCCCGGCGCAGACGAGATGGCGGCGATGCGACAGCTGTTGGAGTACATGGACGACCCGCGGTTCGATCGGGTCGTCGTCGACACCGCGCCGACGGGCCACACGCTTCGGCTGCTCCAACTGCCGGAGATGCTCGACTCGATGGTCGGCCGCCTCGTCAGCTTCCGCGAGCGGATGCGCGGGATGATGGAGAACCTGAAGGGGATGTTCGGCGCCGGCGACCCCGGTCCGGACGGGATGGAGCAACTGGAGGAGGCGAAGGAGCGAATCGAGCGGCTTCGCGCCGTGCTTCGGGACCCCGAGCGGACGGATTTCCGCGTCGTGATGATACCCGAAGAGATGAGCGTCGTCGAGTCCGAGCGCCTCGTCGCCCGCCTCGACGAGTTCGGCATCCCGGTGCGGACGCTCGTCGTCAACCGCGTGATGGAGGACCCAAGCGACGTGGCAGGAATCGACCCCGACTGGGTCGTCGCTCCCGACACGGAACACTGCGAGTTCTGTCAGCGACGCTGGCAGGTCCAGCAGCGCTCGCTCCGCCGGGCGACGGAACTGTTCCGCGGCCGCGACGTGAAGCGGGTACCGCTGCTCGCCGACGAAGTTCGCGGAGAAGATGCGTTGCGGGTAGTCGCGGCGTGTCTGGCCTGA
- a CDS encoding transcription elongation factor Spt5 yields MGIFAVKTTARQERTVADMLASKEESEIHAVIAPDSLTSYVMVEADNTAVLERLMDEIPHARSIVPGNSSLAEVEHFLSPTPDVEGIAEGDIVELIAGPFKGEKARVQRIDEAKDQVTVELYEATVPIPVTVRGDQIRVLDSEER; encoded by the coding sequence ATGGGTATCTTCGCCGTGAAGACGACGGCGAGACAGGAGCGGACGGTCGCCGACATGCTCGCCTCGAAGGAGGAGTCCGAGATTCACGCCGTCATCGCGCCGGACTCGCTGACGAGTTACGTGATGGTCGAAGCCGACAACACGGCGGTGCTCGAACGCCTGATGGACGAGATTCCGCACGCTCGAAGCATCGTCCCGGGTAACTCCAGCCTCGCCGAGGTCGAGCACTTCCTCTCGCCGACGCCGGACGTCGAAGGTATCGCCGAAGGCGACATCGTCGAACTCATCGCCGGCCCGTTCAAGGGCGAGAAGGCCCGCGTCCAGCGAATCGACGAGGCCAAAGACCAGGTGACCGTCGAACTGTACGAGGCGACGGTCCCGATCCCCGTGACGGTGCGCGGCGACCAGATCCGCGTGCTCGATAGCGAGGAACGGTGA
- a CDS encoding rhomboid family intramembrane serine protease, whose protein sequence is MAECHECGEYESLPYQCRRCGNAFCAEHRLPENHDCPGLDAWDDPSGVFESDFDDSVRSGGRSEGVLDRLTGTGGPLGYFRGNLTYIFLGLMWLTFISEYIVGYLLTGTLFPQVTAYGAVSGTWRSIFLLTSENPEYVWTWFTSIFSHGGFFHIAANSIALYFFGPLVERYLGAKRFTALFLVSGAVAGLAQIGTAIATGEPSAVLGASGAVMAILGLLTIVNPELRVMLLIPPIPLPIWALTGFYVVFDLTGAITPILGGGIAHYAHLTGLLVGLLVGQYVKGQRNVPNRLNFGGGGGMGGGGRRRF, encoded by the coding sequence ATGGCAGAATGTCACGAGTGCGGCGAGTACGAAAGCTTGCCGTACCAGTGTCGGCGCTGCGGAAACGCCTTCTGCGCCGAACATCGCCTCCCCGAGAACCACGACTGTCCGGGGCTAGACGCGTGGGACGACCCGAGCGGCGTCTTCGAGAGCGACTTCGACGACAGTGTCCGCTCCGGCGGCCGCTCCGAGGGCGTTCTCGACCGCCTGACCGGCACCGGCGGTCCGCTCGGCTACTTCCGCGGAAACCTGACGTACATCTTCCTCGGCCTGATGTGGCTCACGTTCATCTCCGAGTACATCGTCGGGTATCTGCTGACCGGCACGCTCTTTCCACAGGTTACCGCGTACGGTGCCGTTAGCGGGACGTGGCGCAGCATCTTCCTGCTCACCTCCGAGAACCCCGAGTACGTCTGGACGTGGTTCACGTCCATCTTCTCGCACGGTGGGTTCTTCCACATCGCGGCCAACAGCATCGCGCTGTACTTCTTCGGCCCGCTGGTCGAGCGCTACCTCGGCGCGAAGCGGTTCACCGCGCTGTTTCTCGTCAGCGGCGCGGTCGCCGGACTCGCGCAGATCGGCACCGCCATCGCCACCGGCGAGCCGTCGGCGGTGCTCGGCGCGAGCGGCGCGGTGATGGCGATTCTCGGCCTGTTGACCATCGTCAACCCCGAACTTCGGGTGATGCTCCTGATTCCGCCGATCCCGCTTCCCATCTGGGCGCTGACAGGGTTCTACGTCGTCTTCGACCTGACGGGAGCCATCACGCCGATTCTCGGCGGCGGTATCGCCCACTACGCCCACCTGACCGGCCTCCTCGTCGGACTGCTGGTCGGCCAGTACGTGAAGGGACAGCGGAACGTCCCCAACCGCCTCAACTTCGGCGGGGGCGGCGGGATGGGTGGAGGCGGCCGCCGCCGCTTCTGA